In Desulfosporosinus youngiae DSM 17734, the genomic stretch ACTGGCCACTAAGATTTTTATCAGATAGGCATTCTGGTCAGTTTCAACCTGCTGTGATCCATTTTTTCCTTTAACTCGTTTTGTGGCCGCTTTGCGATACTCTTCATTCTCCGTTTCGGTTATATTGTGAATCTTCCAGGGTATTGGCTTGCCATCCGGCCCTTTGAAGCGCTCAGAGACAATTACCTCTTCGGTAACATCGGACTGGACATTCTGCGCAAAAAATGCCTGTAAATCACTCATACTTTAT encodes the following:
- a CDS encoding phage tail assembly chaperone, producing the protein MSDLQAFFAQNVQSDVTEEVIVSERFKGPDGKPIPWKIHNITETENEEYRKAATKRVKGKNGSQQVETDQNAYLIKILVASVVFPDLKNAELQKSYGVMGAEDLLRKMLFPGEYATLVQKVQELNGFDQSLGDLMDEVKN